A part of Drosophila ananassae strain 14024-0371.13 chromosome 2R, ASM1763931v2, whole genome shotgun sequence genomic DNA contains:
- the LOC6506459 gene encoding ninjurin-A isoform X2, whose protein sequence is MSDLEHVTLQMDKMPLDDNKKENISNHINGDAIDGRNHNNLRVPRADGSVNSGVDDGLLEGGGGGGVNVFVPNGGNGRRPSFSVPGINGPGFVTINGVQTPIPDVNAYQHKKTLAQGMMDLALLSANANQLRYVLETNKNHPYFYPSLLFISTSIIFQIAVGVGLILNGRYNITDKHEICRANRINNYTVIGIFIVTVVNVLISAFGVADPVAPT, encoded by the exons ATGAGTGACCTAGAACATGTAACGTTGCAAATGGATAAAATGCCATTGGATGATAATAAAAAA GAAAACATCAGCAATCACATCAATGGAGATGCTATCGATGGGAGGAATCACAATAATCTCCGAGTTCCCCGAGCAG ATGGGAGTGTCAATTCCGGAGTGGATGATGGCCTCCTGGAAGGTGGAGGCGGTGGTGGAGTCAATGTCTTTGTGCCCAACGGCGGCAATGGCAGGCGACCCAGTTTCTCTGTTCCGGGAATCAATGGACCCGGCTTCGTGACCATCAACGGAGTTCAGACGCCCATACCCGATGTGAATGCATATCAGCACAAAAAAACCCTGGCTCAGGGCATGATGGACTTGGCCCTCCTCTCGGCGAATGCAAATCAGCTAAGATATGTGCTGGAAACCAACAAGAATCATCCATACTTTTATCCCAGTCTGCTGTTCATCTCTACTAGCATTATATTTCAG ATCGCTGTTGGCGTGGGCCTTATTTTAAATGGTCGGTATAACATCACCGACAAGCATGAGATCTGCCGGGCAAACCGAATAAACAATTACACGGTCATTGGCATTTTCATCGTGACAGTCGTCAATGTTCTAATTTCGGCATTTGGTGTGGCGGATCCTGTAGCACCTACATAG
- the LOC6506459 gene encoding ninjurin-A isoform X1: MSDLEHVTLQMDKMPLDDNKKENISNHINGDAIDGRNHNNLRVPRAVPELDDDDTDDRPFVKDGSVNSGVDDGLLEGGGGGGVNVFVPNGGNGRRPSFSVPGINGPGFVTINGVQTPIPDVNAYQHKKTLAQGMMDLALLSANANQLRYVLETNKNHPYFYPSLLFISTSIIFQIAVGVGLILNGRYNITDKHEICRANRINNYTVIGIFIVTVVNVLISAFGVADPVAPT; encoded by the exons ATGAGTGACCTAGAACATGTAACGTTGCAAATGGATAAAATGCCATTGGATGATAATAAAAAA GAAAACATCAGCAATCACATCAATGGAGATGCTATCGATGGGAGGAATCACAATAATCTCCGAGTTCCCCGAGCAG TTCCTGAATTGGACGACGATGACACTGATGATCGTCCCTTTGTTAAAGATGGGAGTGTCAATTCCGGAGTGGATGATGGCCTCCTGGAAGGTGGAGGCGGTGGTGGAGTCAATGTCTTTGTGCCCAACGGCGGCAATGGCAGGCGACCCAGTTTCTCTGTTCCGGGAATCAATGGACCCGGCTTCGTGACCATCAACGGAGTTCAGACGCCCATACCCGATGTGAATGCATATCAGCACAAAAAAACCCTGGCTCAGGGCATGATGGACTTGGCCCTCCTCTCGGCGAATGCAAATCAGCTAAGATATGTGCTGGAAACCAACAAGAATCATCCATACTTTTATCCCAGTCTGCTGTTCATCTCTACTAGCATTATATTTCAG ATCGCTGTTGGCGTGGGCCTTATTTTAAATGGTCGGTATAACATCACCGACAAGCATGAGATCTGCCGGGCAAACCGAATAAACAATTACACGGTCATTGGCATTTTCATCGTGACAGTCGTCAATGTTCTAATTTCGGCATTTGGTGTGGCGGATCCTGTAGCACCTACATAG